In the genome of Nerophis lumbriciformis linkage group LG32, RoL_Nlum_v2.1, whole genome shotgun sequence, one region contains:
- the LOC133574755 gene encoding uncharacterized protein translates to MGPGLSARLTWICVLLISGAASLPVRHDNRSTNQDTTDSLAGAVSPKNLPQSSDFPAEADEPANPTADTKAALSVSREAEAVTYDHNANKISSGAVPQADVPIASDKFRPQAADSGASPAWKAYNPPSYPPSAAGGLQEGPVDAKQQPESNLDADNDSAWSGVDPRSSYRSSTAGSLKGSWKQQEASSPGAHVHPGWPSYDLASSGQQASPNSGIQQQFHPGVHEHSEWSGDNSASSSKTSTGYQANKNIVKHPGWSSYDSSSKSSGQQPSNPAVHMHPEWSSHGSESSTGGLKQPTNVHVHPGWSGYGSSSGQQTSNPAAHVHPEWSSTDSSTGGLKQTPHHAHPEWSGYGSSSSSKSGHQTSNPAVHMHPEWSSYGSESSTGGLKQPSHVPVHPEWSGYGSSSGQPTSNPAAHVHPEWSSHDSSSSESSTGGLKQPSHVHVHPGWSGYDFSSSGQQTSKPAAHVHPEWSSFGSESSTGGVKQPSNQHAHVHPELSNYGSSSSSKSSGQQPSNQHAHVHPELSSYGSSSSSKSSGQQPSNQHAHVHPEWSSYGSSSSSKSSGQQTSNPDAHVHPEWSSYGSSSSGQTSKPAVHVHPGWSGYDSSSSKSSTGGQQPSHQHAHVHPEWSSSKSSGQQTSNPAAHVHPEWSSYGSSSSGQTSKPAVHVHPGWSGYGSSSSKSSTGGQQPSHQHAHVHPEWSSYGSSSSQTSNPAVHMHPEWSSYGSESSTGGLKQPSHVHPGWSGYDPSSSGQTSKPAGHVHPGWSGYSSSSSKSSTGGQQPSHQHAHVHPEWSSYGSSSSQQASNPAAHIHPQWSSHDSSSKSSTGGQQQTSHQHAHVHPGWSGYDSSSSSNPAAHVHPGWSSYGHSSSLYPVVDPSENSYSSSGSYHSGSVPNKNLHGWNRPEWAPMYPAGTNVFAFNPSDPSTHWLSGQSSSAPEYSPTSIVQSRSGYQRARDEFARMQYSQADVPSGFSRIVSSQSALKN, encoded by the exons ATGGGGCCGGGACTCTCTGCAAG ATTAACTTGGATCTGCGTGTTGCTGATTAGCGGCGCTGCTAGCCTGCCGGTCCGACATG ACAACAGGTCTACGAACCAGGACACCACGGACTCGCTCGCTGGGGCCGTCTCTCCAAAGAATCTGCCTCAAAGCTCCGACTTCCCCGCGGAAGCGGATGAACCGGCGAACCCCACGGCCGACACAAAGGCAGCTTTGAGTGTCTCACGTGAGGCCGAGGCTGTGACCTACGACCACAACGCCAACAAGATATCGAGTGGTGCCGTGCCTCAAGCTGACGTTCCCATTGCCAGTGACAAATTCAGACCCCAAGCTGCTGATTCAGGTGCGAGTCCTGCTTGGAAAGCGTACAATCCTCCCAGCTACCCACCCTCAGCTGCTGGTGGTCTACAAGAAGGTCCCGTCGATGCCAAGCAACAGCCAGAATCTAATTTAGATGCTGACAATGACTCCGCATGGTCAGGCGTTGATCCACGTTCCAGCTACCGGTCTTCAACTGCTGGCAGTTTAAAAGGGAGTTGGAAGCAGCAGGAAGCATCTAGTCCTGGTGCTCACGTGCACCCAGGATGGCCAAGCTATGACTTAGCCTCAAGCGGTCAACAAGCCAGTCCTAATTCTGGGATACAGCAACAATTCCATCCAGGTGTTCACGAGCACTCAGAATGGTCAGGTGACAACTCTGCTTCCAGTTCCAAAACTTCAACTGGTTACCAAGCCAATAAAAATATTGTCAAGCACCCAGGTTGGTCAAGCTATGACTCGAGCTCCAAATCTTCTGGACAACAACCATCCAATCCAGCTGTTCACATGCACCCTGAATGGTCAAGCCATGGCTCTGAATCTTCAACTGGAGGGCTGAAACAACCAACCAATGTTCATGTGCACCCAGGATGGTCAGGCTATGGTTCTTCTTCTGGCCAACAAACTTCTAATCCAGCTGCTCATGTGCACCCTGAATGGTCGAGCACCGACTCTTCAACTGGAGGTCTGAAACAAACACCCCATCATGCGCACCCTGAATGGTCAGGCTATGGTTCCTCTTCCAGCTCCAAATCTGGCCACCAAACATCCAATCCAGCGGTTCACATGCACCCTGAATGGTCAAGCTATGGCTCTGAATCTTCAACTGGAGGTCTGAAACAACCATCCCATGTTCCTGTGCACCCAGAATGGTCAGGCTATGGTTCTTCTTCTGGCCAACCAACATCTAATCCAGCTGCTCATGTGCACCCTGAATGGTCAAGCCACGACTCCTCCAGCTCAGAATCTTCAACTGGAGGTCTGAAGCAACCATCCCATGTTCATGTGCACCCAGGATGGTCAGGCTATGACTTTTCCTCATCTGGCCAACAAACATCCAAACCAGCTGCTCATGTGCACCCTGAATGGTCAAGCTTTGGTTCTGAATCTTCAACTGGAGGTGTGAAACAACCATCCAATCAACATGCTCATGTGCACCCTGAATTGTCAAACTATGGTTCCTCTTCAAGCTCCAAATCATCTGGCCAACAACCATCCAATCAACATGCTCATGTGCACCCTGAATTGTCAAGCTATGGTTCCTCTTCAAGCTCCAAATCATCTGGCCAACAACCATCCAATCAACATGCTCATGTGCACCCTGAATGGTCAAGCTATGGTTCCTCTTCAAGCTCCAAATCATCTGGCCAACAAACATCCAATCCAG ATGCTCATGTGCACCCTGAATGGTCAAGTTATGGCTCTTCCTCTTCTGGTCAAACTTCTAAACCAGCTGTTCATGTACACCCCGGATGGTCAGGCTATGACTCCTCTAGCTCTAAATCTTCGACTGGTGGTCAACAACCCTCCCATCAACATGCTCATGTACACCCTGAATGGTCAAGCTCCAAATCATCTGGCCAACAAACATCCAATCCAGCTGCTCATGTGCACCCTGAATGGTCAAGCTATGGCTCTTCCTCTTCTGGTCAAACTTCTAAACCAGCTGTTCATGTACACCCCGGATGGTCAGGCTATGGTTCCTCTAGCTCTAAATCTTCCACTGGTGGTCAACAACCCTCCCATCAACATGCTCATGTACACCCTGAATGGTCAAGCTATGGTTCCTCTTCGAGCCAAACATCCAATCCAGCTGTTCACATGCACCCTGAATGGTCAAGCTATGGCTCTGAATCTTCAACTGGAGGTCTGAAACAACCATCCCATGTACACCCAGGATGGTCAGGCTATGACCCTTCCTCTTCTGGTCAAACTTCTAAACCAGCTGGTCATGTACACCCCGGATGGTCAGGCTATAGTTCCTCTAGCTCTAAATCTTCCACTGGTGGTCAACAACCATCCCATCAACATGCTCATGTACACCCTGAATGGTCAAGCTATGGTTCGTCTTCTAGCCAACAAGCATCCAATCCAGCTGCTCACATACACCCTCAATGGTCAAGCCATGACTCCAGCTCCAAATCTTCAACTGGTGGTCAGCAACAAACATCCCATCAACATGCTCATGTGCACCCAGGATGGTCTGGCTATGACTCCTCTTCCAGCTCTAATCCAGCTGCTCATGTGCACCCAGGATGGTCAAGCTATGGACACTCCAGCTCACTGTACCCTGTAGTGGACCCTAGTGAGAATTCTTACAGCTCTTCAGGATCCTATCACTCTGGTAGTGTTCCCAACAAGAACCTTCATGGTTGGAACAGACCTGAGTGGGCTCCAATGTATCCAGCAGGAACCAATGTGTTTGCCTTCAACCCGAGTGATCCCAGCACTCATTGGTTGTCTGGCCAGTCCAGCTCTGCTCCTGAATACTCACCAACTTCCATCGTCCAATCCAGATCTGGCTACCAACGTGCGCGAGATGAATTTGCCAGAATGCAATATTCCCAAGCTGATGTTCCGTCAGGCTTCTCCAGAATTGTGAGCTCCCAAAGTGCCCTGAAGAACTGA